The following are encoded in a window of Psychrobacter sp. P11F6 genomic DNA:
- a CDS encoding c-type cytochrome yields the protein MISKQQRMNKLVLSAISLSALLAITACSGDNAAVEEPAVVNEPVDTTVVVEDAPIVEPEVVIPEPVADTETTVIEDEPVQEISAEPEVLAADAGAKLYETNCKVCHEGGLLNAPKYGDKAAWEPRLAKGTETLHMHSAKGFNKMPAQATDKVSEAQVYAAVDYMIEAVS from the coding sequence ATGATAAGTAAACAGCAGCGTATGAATAAACTGGTCTTATCTGCCATCAGTTTGAGTGCGCTATTAGCAATCACTGCTTGTAGTGGTGACAATGCAGCGGTTGAAGAGCCTGCTGTTGTCAATGAACCTGTCGATACAACGGTAGTGGTAGAAGACGCGCCTATAGTCGAACCTGAAGTCGTTATACCTGAACCTGTGGCAGATACCGAGACGACGGTCATTGAAGATGAGCCAGTGCAGGAAATCTCTGCGGAGCCAGAAGTGTTGGCTGCCGATGCAGGCGCCAAGCTTTATGAGACCAACTGTAAGGTTTGTCATGAAGGAGGGCTGCTGAACGCGCCGAAATATGGTGATAAAGCCGCGTGGGAGCCGCGTCTGGCTAAAGGCACAGAGACGCTGCACATGCATTCGGCAAAAGGTTTTAATAAGATGCCAGCCCAAGCCACCGATAAGGTCAGTGAAGCCCAAGTTTACGCAGCTGTAGATTACATGATTGAAGCAGTTAGCTGA
- the tsaD gene encoding tRNA (adenosine(37)-N6)-threonylcarbamoyltransferase complex transferase subunit TsaD, whose amino-acid sequence MKVLGLETSCDETGLAIFDSEQMNSDNQGLVGQVLYSQIELHALYGGVVPELASRDHIRKLVPLLNELLEQCNVKKSEIDAIAYTKGPGLIGALMTGALFGRSLAYGLDIPAIGIHHMEGHLLAPLMGANPPAFPFVSLLVSGGHTLLIAARGVGQYEILGESIDDAAGECFDKAAKMLGLPYPGGPNIAKLAETGNPTAYNLPRPMLHRGLDFSFSGMKTAVHNLIKDTDGSGGSGNNADSDSQVRADIAASFQHAVVDTLVRKCVKALKQVEMSRLVIAGGVSANTHLRETLESELAKINATVHYAPPALCTDNGAMIAYAGYERLQAGQSDDLAVSCVPRWPMTELPAV is encoded by the coding sequence ATGAAAGTATTGGGTTTAGAGACTTCTTGTGATGAGACAGGTCTGGCGATTTTTGACAGTGAGCAGATGAATAGTGACAATCAAGGGCTGGTTGGACAAGTTCTGTATTCACAAATAGAGCTGCACGCACTATATGGCGGCGTTGTGCCTGAGCTTGCCAGCCGCGATCATATTCGTAAGTTGGTGCCTTTGCTTAATGAGTTGTTAGAGCAGTGCAATGTGAAAAAAAGCGAGATTGATGCCATTGCTTATACCAAGGGGCCTGGACTCATTGGCGCTTTGATGACGGGCGCATTATTTGGGCGCAGTTTGGCGTATGGTTTGGATATACCAGCGATTGGTATCCATCATATGGAAGGGCATCTGCTCGCACCGCTGATGGGCGCAAATCCACCCGCCTTTCCGTTTGTTTCGTTATTGGTCTCAGGTGGGCATACATTACTTATCGCCGCACGTGGTGTCGGGCAATATGAGATATTGGGTGAGTCGATTGATGATGCAGCAGGTGAATGCTTTGATAAAGCCGCCAAAATGCTAGGCTTGCCTTATCCGGGCGGTCCCAATATTGCCAAATTGGCTGAAACAGGCAACCCAACTGCTTACAATTTGCCAAGACCGATGCTACATCGCGGATTAGATTTTTCTTTTAGCGGTATGAAAACAGCCGTGCATAACCTGATTAAAGACACTGATGGTTCAGGTGGCTCAGGGAATAATGCGGATAGCGATTCGCAAGTTCGCGCCGATATCGCCGCCAGCTTTCAGCATGCAGTCGTCGATACGCTGGTGAGAAAGTGCGTGAAAGCACTGAAGCAAGTAGAGATGAGTCGATTGGTGATCGCGGGCGGTGTCAGTGCCAACACTCATTTACGTGAAACTTTGGAGAGCGAGCTTGCTAAGATAAATGCCACTGTGCATTATGCGCCGCCTGCATTATGCACTGATAATGGGGCGATGATTGCTTATGCTGGTTATGAGCGCCTGCAGGCAGGGCAGTCTGATGATTTAGCGGTGAGCTGTGTGCCGCGTTGGCCGATGACTGAGCTACCAGCAGTGTAA
- a CDS encoding CrcB family protein: protein MQWLAIGLGAAIGACLRAWLARFNPLHHWIPLGTLGANVLGGLLIGLALVWFERVGSGLSPNVRLFVITGFLGGLTTFSTFSAEVFTFINAGKLLAGLGLVGLHVGLTLLATAIGFYFFKLVL, encoded by the coding sequence ATGCAGTGGCTTGCTATTGGACTAGGGGCTGCCATTGGGGCTTGCCTGAGGGCGTGGTTGGCTCGCTTTAATCCGCTGCATCACTGGATACCCCTTGGGACGCTTGGTGCCAATGTATTGGGTGGACTATTAATAGGGTTGGCACTGGTGTGGTTTGAGCGCGTGGGTAGCGGTCTATCGCCCAATGTCCGACTATTTGTGATTACCGGTTTTTTGGGCGGATTGACCACTTTTAGTACTTTTAGTGCAGAAGTTTTTACCTTTATCAATGCTGGTAAACTACTAGCAGGTTTGGGATTGGTTGGGCTACATGTGGGACTGACGTTACTAGCAACCGCTATCGGATTTTACTTTTTTAAGCTGGTTTTATAA
- a CDS encoding LysR family transcriptional regulator yields the protein MLELRHLNTLTALRAHGSLAAAADELHVTASAVSHQLKELESYYDISLVNRRTRPLTFTPAGKTVLALADSIMPQVTRTKSNLKRLAHGQAGRLRLASECHSCFDWLMPILNHYRREWSDVELDFATGFEPEPHHLLMEGDIDLLITTSDLPIDGISYQPLFEYESRLVLSPTHDLAAQKFIEPDNLTNETLIAYPVEAKRLDIIANFMTPAQVSFDSIRTTELTAMLIQLVASERGVAALPDWVVAEYEKKGWVVSRPLGTGVHCQLYAATRTSSQDTAYMQGFANLLEGIVKPV from the coding sequence ATGTTAGAGCTTCGTCATCTCAATACCTTAACCGCGCTGCGAGCGCATGGTTCATTGGCAGCGGCTGCCGATGAATTGCACGTCACGGCTTCCGCGGTCTCGCATCAGCTAAAAGAGCTAGAGAGTTATTACGATATCAGCTTGGTCAATCGCCGAACACGCCCGCTGACTTTTACGCCAGCAGGTAAAACGGTACTGGCATTGGCAGATAGCATCATGCCACAAGTGACTCGCACCAAATCCAATCTTAAGCGCTTAGCTCACGGTCAAGCGGGTAGATTACGGCTAGCCTCTGAATGTCACAGTTGCTTCGATTGGCTAATGCCGATACTCAATCATTACCGCCGCGAATGGTCAGATGTAGAGCTAGATTTTGCGACAGGTTTTGAGCCAGAGCCGCACCACTTATTGATGGAAGGTGATATCGATTTACTCATTACCACCAGCGATTTACCGATAGACGGCATCAGCTATCAGCCGTTATTTGAGTATGAAAGTCGCTTGGTGCTATCACCAACGCATGATTTGGCGGCGCAGAAATTTATTGAGCCAGATAATTTAACCAATGAAACCCTGATTGCGTATCCAGTGGAAGCCAAGCGCCTTGATATTATTGCCAATTTTATGACCCCTGCGCAGGTAAGCTTTGATAGTATTCGTACTACAGAGTTGACGGCGATGCTGATTCAATTGGTTGCTAGTGAACGCGGTGTCGCGGCGTTACCTGATTGGGTGGTTGCTGAATATGAGAAAAAAGGCTGGGTCGTCTCGCGTCCATTGGGTACGGGTGTGCATTGTCAGCTATATGCAGCGACGCGCACATCGAGTCAAGATACCGCTTATATGCAAGGTTTTGCGAATTTGTTAGAAGGTATTGTGAAGCCGGTGTAA